A part of Halictus rubicundus isolate RS-2024b chromosome 4, iyHalRubi1_principal, whole genome shotgun sequence genomic DNA contains:
- the Sos gene encoding son of sevenless isoform X3: MCADMVLMDLFYQDDYAEGPQSGLGAVVSQTYEESVRDLIHDERHYLRDLHMIIKVFREEIAKLAQNEAELETLFSNIIDIYEVTVTLLGNLEDIMEITEEKQTPTVGSCFEELAEGAEFDVYIKYAKDINSPASREVLTNLLSRPEPNAALRAAGHGFKEAVKYYLPKLLLQPIWHCFLYFDYIKVLHKRTPNIADGETLEQVQGLLRPLQMELLQSMASLPKKDTGLRMQSRARRQAALEKTSELQKTVDGWDQRDVGQCCNEFIREDMLGKVSNGRRLTERKALLFDGLLVLCKPSGGKRVSVTAAAVGVVGHPPHQGELRLKERFFIRKVDIIDREDTEELKNAFEIAPRDHPNVILVAKSVEDKNSWMADLVMLNTKSMLERTLDSILLDEERKHPLRLPPPHLYKFAEQDGPENIVLEARENGGVPLIKGATLVKLVERLTYHIYADPAFVRTFLTTYRSFCSPQELLTLLIERFDIPDPSLVYGKEEKPSGCKTTAREDWKRYRKEFCQPVQFRVLNVLRHWVDHHFYDFERDRNLLEGLQVFLDTVSGKSMRKWVDSVIKIVQRKCEPSEQRPITFSFERSPPPIEWHLRVPEEEWGILTLHPIELARQLTVLEFELYRTVKPSELVGSVWTKKDKEKTSPNLLKMIKHTTNFTRWLEKTIVEAENLEERAAIVSRAIEIMMVLQDLNNFNGVLAIVSAMGSASVFRLKFTFQQIPARLEKALDEARELNNDHFRKYQEKLRSINPPCVPFFGMYLTNILHIEEGNPDYLPGSPELINFSKRRKVAEITGEIQQYQNQPYCLSVEPRIRHFIENLSPFDPNVKDADISNYLYNKSLEVEPRGCRQPPRVPRKWTDLNLKSPGIKARSLSGKLPAPLQAVASSVRLHDPPPEAPPPELPETPPHTSHITVSHIGDHSVFAPVLIGGPPPGSPGPVSMSGLSISSPGSSPGSGHLPVPHHQPQNSHFGFNSGTIGTMVTLTGMSSSGGSPGAAIPLPSSPSHIPPSQPPPPLPPRSHRKRESSISESLQQTRQAPNAPILPPRDGTSPPPLPPRRDQPPVTLPPRLPTLNPSSSALLARRNSTLESTCPSTVHTRKHMSFNGPSPTKLPPTQPNGSVTPRLPPKPLPGRPPTTMFNFNAPPGPS, encoded by the exons ATGTGCGCAGACATG GTATTAATGGACTTGTTTTATCAAGATGATTATGCGGAGGGTCCACAGAGTGGCTTAGGCGCGGTTGTTTCGCAAACTTATGAAGAATCTGTCCGGGATCTCATACACGATGAACGTCACTATTTGCGTGATCTCCATATGATCATTAAG GTATTTCGAGAAGAAATCGCAAAGTTAGCACAAAATGAAGCTGAACTTGAAACACTCTTCAGTAATATAATAGATATTTATGAAGTTACTGTAACATTACTTGGTAATTTAGAAGATATAATGGAAATTACAGAAGAGAAACAAACGCCTACAGTTGGCTCTTGTTTTGAAGAGCTGGCAGAAGGAGCAGAGTTTGATGTTTATATAAA GTATGCAAAAGACATTAATAGTCCAGCTAGTCGAGAagttttaacaaatttattgtcGAGACCTGAACCTAATGCTGCGCTACGAGCAGCAGGGCATGGATTTAAAGAAGCTGTCAAATATTATTTGCCAAAACTTTTATTGCAACCAATATGGCATTGTTTTTTGTACTTTGACTACATAAAG GTATTACACAAACGTACACCAAATATAGCAGATGGTGAAACTTTGGAACAAGTACAAGGTCTTTTAAGGCCACTACAGATGGAATTATTACAATCTATGGCAAGTCTTCCAAAAAAAGATACAGGTCTACGAATGCAGAGTCGAGCAAGGCGACAAGCTGCATTAGAGAAAACTAGTGAATTACAAAAAACCGTTGATGGGTGGGATCAACGGGATGTTGGACAATGTTGCAACGAATTTATACGTG AGGATATGTTGGGAAAAGTGAGTAATGGAAGAAGATTAACAGAACGGAAGGCTCTTCTTTTCGATGGTTTATTAGTTCTTTGTAAACCTAGTGGTGGCAAAAGAGTTAGTGTTACTGCAGCAGCAGTTGGTGTAGTGGGTCATCCGCCACACCAAGGTGAACTGCGTTTAAAGGAAAGATTTTTTATTAGGAAAGTTGATATTATAGATAGGGAGGATACCGAGG aattaaaaaatgccTTTGAAATTGCACCAAGGGACCACCCTAACGTTATTCTTGTTGCCAAATCCGTCGAAGATAAAAATAGTTGGATGGCGGATCTTGTAATGTTGAATACAAAGAGTATGTTAGAAAGGACTCTGGACAGTATCCTTTTGGATGAAGAACGGAAACATCCTTTAAGATTACCTCCACCACATTTATATAAATTTGCCGAGCAAGATGGCCCAGAAAATATTGTTTTAGAAGCCAGAGAAAATGGTGGTGTTCCATTAATTAAGGGTGCAACTTTGGTTAAATTGGTAGAGAGATTAACTTATCATATATATGCTGACCCAGCTTTTGTACGAACATTCCTTACTACTTATAG GAGTTTTTGCTCACCTCAGGAACTGTTGACCttattaattgaaaggtttgacaTACCAGATCCTTCTTTAGTTTATGGTAAAGAGGAAAAACCGTCTGGTTGTAAAACAACCGCGAGAGAAGATTGGAAAAGATATAGAAAAGAGTTTTGTCAACCTGTGCAATTCAGAGTTTTAAATGTTTTAAGACATTGG GTCGATCACCATTTTTATGATTTCGAACGCGATAGGAATCTTTTGGAAGGGTTACAAGTATTTCTAGACACAGTAAGTGGAAAATCAATGAGAAAATGGGTAGATTCTGTAATAAAGATTGTACAGAGAAAGTGTGAACCTTCGGAACAACGACCTATAACGTTTAGTTTCGAAAGATCTCCACCACCTATTGAGTGGCACCTAAGAGTTCCTGAAGAAGAGTGGGGAATATTAACG ttACATCCAATTGAATTAGCAAGGCAGTTAACAGTTTTAGAATTTGAATTGTACAGAACTGTGAAACCCTCCGAATTGGTAGGTTCGGTATGGACAAAGAAAGATAAAGAAAAAACATCTCCAAATTTGCtaaaaatgataaaacataCGACAAAC TTTACTCGATGGCTTGAAAAAACCATAGtagaagctgaaaatttagaAGAGCGAGCTGCAATTGTGTCGCGTGCAATTGAAATTATGATGGTGCTTCAagatcttaataattttaatggtgTATTAGCGATTGTTAGCGCTATGGGATCTGCATCTGTATTTAGGCTAAAATTCACATTTCAA CAAATACCTGCTCGATTGGAGAAAGCTCTCGACGAAGCACGAGAATTGAACAATGATCACTTTCGAAAATACCAGGAAAAATTACGATCTATTAATCCACCTTGTGTACCATTTTTTG GTATGTACCTGACCAACATTCTACACATTGAAGAAGGAAATCCGGATTACTTACCGGGGAGTCCGGAACTAATAAATTTTAGCAAAAGACGAAAAGTCGCGGAGATAACGGGCGAAATTCAGCAATACCAAAATCAACCGTATTGTCTTTCAGTGGAGCCTAGGATAAGGCatttcattgaaaatttgtCGCCCTTCGATCCTAACGTGAAAGATGCAGATATAAGCAattatttgtacaataaaagCTTAGAAGTAGAACCAAGGGGGTGCAGGCAACCACCTAGAGTC CCCCGTAAATGGACAGATTTAAACTTAAAATCGCCGGGCATTAAAGCTAGAAGCTTAAGCGGCAAGTTACCAGCTCCACTGCAAGCTGTAGCCTCTAGTGTAAGATTACACGATCCACCACCGGAAGCGCCGCCGCCAGAACTACCAGAAACACCTCCACATACTTCGCACATTACAGTTTCTCACATAGGGGACCACAGTGTCTTTGCACCTGTCTTAATAGGAG GTCCACCTCCAGGTTCGCCAGGTCCTGTAAGCATGTCGGGGCTTTCAATCAGCTCGCCGGGCAGCAGTCCGGGTAGTGGCCACTTACCTGTCCCCCATCATCAGCCGCAAAATAGCCACTTTGGCTTTAATTCCGGTACAATCGGTACGATGGTAACCCTGACTGGTATGTCATCGTCTGGAGGAAGTCCTGGTGCAGCGATACCGCTTCCATCGTCTCCCAGCCACATACCCCCCAGTCAACCTCCGCCACCTCTACCGCCTAGATCTCATAGAAAACGGGAGAGTTCTATAAGCGAGTCACTGCAACAG ACACGACAAGCTCCGAATGCACCGATACTTCCTCCAAGAGATGGTACGTCTCCGCCGCCATTGCCGCCACGAAGAGATCAACCTCCAGTTACGTTACCGCCTCGGCTTCCAACCTTGAATCCCAGTAGTTCGGCGCTGCTCGCAAGGCGGAATTCCACCTTGGAAAGCACGTGTCCAAGCACTGTTCATACACGAAAACACATGTCTTTCAATGGACCCAGTCCTACGAAACTTCCACCTACGCAACCTAACG GATCGGTAACGCCAAGATTACCACCAAAACCATTGCCGGGTCGTCCACCAACCACTATGTTCAATTTCAATGCTCCTCCTGGACCTAGTTAA